A segment of the Flavobacterium azooxidireducens genome:
GAACGTATTCCGGCAATGTCTTGAATAAAGTCTTCGATACTGATAATTTTGGGAGCAAAACTGTTTTGTTGAATTTCATTTTTTAATTCTTCTAATAAAAAGACTTTTGCTCTTTTATTGGGAAGAACAACAACTAATTCCTCAATTATAGCTGAATAATTGGCAACGATATGCTTTGCAAGTAACGATAAAAAAGAAATTGGCTTCATGTTATAAAAATAAAAAAACGCCCCGATAAATCGGAGCGTTTCTTCAATTATTTAAAAAGAAATTATTTTATAACAACAACTTCTGTTCTTCTGTTTTGAGCTCTACCTGCAGCTGTTTTGTTATCAGCAACTGGTCTAGATGGACCATATCCTTCAGACTCTAATCTTGAAGCGTCAACACCGTTAGCAATTAAGTAATCTTTAACAGCAGCAGCTCTTTCTTTAGAAAGTCTTTCGTTTGTAGCAGCTGTACCAGTACTATCTGTGTGTCCTTCAATTCTGAATCTTGAATGTGGATATTCATTCATTACATTTTTGATAGAAGCTAAAGTTCCGAAAGAAACTTGTTTGATAGTAGATTTACCAGTATCAAATAAGATAGATTTAGCGAAATCATTTAATTGTTTTACAACTTCTTCTGATACTTCAGGACAACCGTTGTTAGCAACAGTACCTTTTACTTGTGGACATCTGTCATCTTTGTCAAGAACTCCGTCACCATCTGAATCTGGCCATGGACATCCTTTGTTTTCTTTTGGTCCTTTTTCGTTTGGACATTGATCGTCTTTATCAGCGATTCCGTCACCATCTGTATCAGGACAACCTTTTAATGATTTTAAACCAGCAACTTCTGGACAATCATCATCTTTATCAGCAACTCCGTCTCCATCAGTATCAGGACAACCTTGGAATTCAGCTAAACCAAATTCATTTGGACAAGCGTCATCTCCATCAATAATTCCATCACCGTCTGTATCAGGACATCCGTTGAATTGTTTTAAACCAGGTACATCTGGACAAGCATCGTCTTTGTCATAGATTCCATCACCATCTGTATCTTTACCACCAAATTTGAAAGTAAGACCAGCAAAGTGTTGTAAGTGTGAAGGCATAACAGTTCTGTCATCCTCGAAAGAATGTTTGTAAGTAGATTTTACAGAAAGACCTACTACATCAGTGAACCAAAAATTAAAACCTAATCCTCCGTTAACTGTACCTGCACTGTTATCACCTAAGAAAGTGTAACCTCCACCAATGTGCAATACAGGCTCGATAAATTTAAAGAAAGTACCAACGCTATAGTTGATTGCTCCATCAATTCCGTAGTACATTTCGTCAATATCTGTAACTACATAATCACCATTGTTCATGTCTGATTTTTCAGATACAAATTTGTCAATTTTGTTAAAAGATCCAGTTACTCCAAAAGAGAAATTGTCACCTACGTGTCTAGATACTGTTAAGTAAGATACAGAAGGAACTACATTCCAAAAATCTTTAGCGTTAAAATATTCAGAAAACTGATTTTTAACACTCTCGGCAGCACTAACTCTACCTCCGTCTACGGCATTCGCTCCAAAGGAGATTGCCCATGGGTTGTTACTATCCTGAGCCTGTGAACTTAGTCCAGCAAACATAAAGATAGCGACAACTAATTTGTTAAGATGTTTCATACTTGATTTGTTTTGATTACAATACATTGTTAATTGATGCAAAAATAAGATGTTTTCTGCTAACTACAAAACTTAATGTTAAAAATATTAATAAGAAAACTATATAACTTTCAATGACCTACCCACTTGAGTGAACGCATCGATAGCGATATCAAGGTGTTCTTTGGTATGAGCAGCAGAGAGTTGCACACGAATTCTTGCTTTATCTTTTGGCACTACAGGAAAAAAGAAGCCAATTACATAAACTCCTTTTTTTAACAATTCATCAGCCATTTGCTGTGATAACTTTGCGTCATATAGCATTACAGGAACAATTGCAGAATCTCCGTCAATAATATCGAAACCGGCTTCTTTCATTCCTTTTTTGAAATAATTGGTATTCCATTCGAGTTGATCACGAAGCGAAGTATCTTTTTCTAATAATTCAAAAACTTTTAGAGAAGCACCAACTATTGAAGGAGCTAATGAATTTGAAAATAAATAAGGCCGTGAACGTTGTCTTAATAGTTCAATAATTTCTTTTTTAGCAGTGGTATAACCTCCCATGGCTCCGCCTAATGCTTTTCCTAATGTTCCGGTGATGATGTCAACGCGACCCATAACACCTTTTGCTTCCAATGTTCCTTTTCCGGTTGCACCAATAAATCCGGCAGCATGACATTCGTCTACCATTACCATCGCATC
Coding sequences within it:
- a CDS encoding OmpA family protein, translated to MKHLNKLVVAIFMFAGLSSQAQDSNNPWAISFGANAVDGGRVSAAESVKNQFSEYFNAKDFWNVVPSVSYLTVSRHVGDNFSFGVTGSFNKIDKFVSEKSDMNNGDYVVTDIDEMYYGIDGAINYSVGTFFKFIEPVLHIGGGYTFLGDNSAGTVNGGLGFNFWFTDVVGLSVKSTYKHSFEDDRTVMPSHLQHFAGLTFKFGGKDTDGDGIYDKDDACPDVPGLKQFNGCPDTDGDGIIDGDDACPNEFGLAEFQGCPDTDGDGVADKDDDCPEVAGLKSLKGCPDTDGDGIADKDDQCPNEKGPKENKGCPWPDSDGDGVLDKDDRCPQVKGTVANNGCPEVSEEVVKQLNDFAKSILFDTGKSTIKQVSFGTLASIKNVMNEYPHSRFRIEGHTDSTGTAATNERLSKERAAAVKDYLIANGVDASRLESEGYGPSRPVADNKTAAGRAQNRRTEVVVIK